Part of the Candoia aspera isolate rCanAsp1 chromosome 1, rCanAsp1.hap2, whole genome shotgun sequence genome, atgtatatatatatatgaaatacaagcctttttttaaaaaaaaaaaaactctgaaatgATACTTTCCAGTCATGAGATGTATCTTCTTCAGACACATTTGTAAATTCTGAAACaaagttttcacagcaagaacacAATTGAGTTGGAGCCAGAGTCTAAGAAGTACTCTCAATATTTTTTACTTTACCAACAAGAGGTACCAAAACTAATTTTGGTACATACTACCCTGGAGTCATGAGTTTATCTCACCAAGTCATGGGACTAAGCTCTTGGTTAATGACATCAGCTTCCAAACTCCAGCAGTAAAACTTGTGATTGAGGACATTAAGGTCTAGTACACCAGTCCCTATGTTACAGTTGTATTCAATGTAGGAACAAGTACCTCCCTGCAAGAGCCAAATAGCCAGATTCAGGTATTTTAATTGCCAATTCTTTTCTAATGATATATGTTAGCACTTGGATTACTTTAATCCTTGGAAACCCCCAGGAGCCAGCTTCTGGTCAAAAACAGTCAAGAACACCTTTGGATTCTCTTTCCAGCAGGCTATGGAAAATAACACAAACTCAGTGCAGAACTATGTTTATACCGCAGAAAACCTGTGATTCCTTTCCTGTTTCTCAATAAGGCAGTCTGAGAACAATAACTGCCCTGATTTTGAGGCAGTGGATTATTTAGATGTTCAGATCAAGGAGGCTACATGGCGTGAGCATCAAGTTGCACTTTCTCGAGCCCTGAGGTGGTGTTTCCCTGTTTCTGAGACAAGGTGAGCTTCTTTAGCAGTCCTTGCAATCATGTGTTCAAAAGCCCAAGAACCTAGAAACAAGTTAGTGGGGAGGCTACTGCCAAAGTATAGCTTGCTGTTAGTAGCAATTGCTTGGTATTTCATCAGCTCCAGGTAGGCTGGTGTGAGTTTCAGCTgtcaaggagaagaagaaaaaatgaatacaCCTGGGAAGTTATTTGCATTACAAGAATTAAGTGCAAACACAGCAGGCCACTAGTACGGGATGTTTTTACAAACAGACATGTAGCCACTAAATACTTGTTTTCTCCCCCTAGAAGTAGGTTTTGCCTTCATGTGTCTTGTTCCCCCCAACCTTTGCTCCAAACGCTGGTGTAAGCAAGGGAAACTCACCTTATTTGAGTCAGCTGCTTTTTGGGCAGTGTAGTATTCTGCATCAGCCTTTGCTTTCTCTCTTGCTAAATAAGCAGCATCTAAGAGGGTAGCAGCAACATTTTTGTCAGCCAGTTTTaagccatcaagtcactgtctaTCTGTTTCCTCCTCAGGTTACCAAAATAAACCTTTCTAAACCTCTGCAGCGTAGCCCACTGTGGAATACCTGAAGCCTAAGCACATTTCTTTTCGGCCTCAAAGAACTAATACAGAGAAGACGACAAAAGATGAGGGAAGATTTTGAGGAAGGCTgaagtattgggggggggggctggaatgTAGTGACAGGAAGAGATTCCATTAAGCCCTATTCCTGTTCTGAAACCGGGGGGGGGAGTAGGGAGGGGGTGCAAGAACTAATATTTCCACAAAGGAACAAGTAAACAACATTAATCATGCCTACAGAGCCCTCCAAGCAGACTGCCCTAATCTTTGGAAATCAAGGCAACAGTCCTTCCACCCTAGTTCCCAGACTCTGGCTCTTTGCTCAGAATCACTGAACTAGCAAGGGATGGCAGGGTGGCGCATATACCTTCGAGCTCAGAAATTCGTTTCTCTGTCAAAGTCTCCATGACCTTCTGCTGGTACTGTATCTTTGCCACCTGAGCAATCTTCTCTGCTTCTGCAATTGGAAAGCATTCACAGTCAAGTTCAAGAACTGTATAGGCTACAACAACAGCCAAGTGCACCAATGCCCCAAATTCACACAGTCAGCCATCCTGAAGCTCACAAGAAAGGATCTGTGGTCTAGCATAAGCACAGTTAAATCCCTAGGGGTCCAGGAGACGGATGTGCAGCACATCCTTGCCCTCACTTTCCTTCTCTTAAAGACTCCACTATAGCAAAGGTACGCTAGCAAATGCCTGAAACCGACCAATGGTCAGTGTAGGTCACCTCTACACTTCTCAGAGTAATGCTGCACACAAGGTGCCCTGAAGGTCTACTGGACACACGTTTAAGGCTCTTTTAAAGTTATGCCACGCAACAATGGCCATCAATACCCAACTACCACCCAGGAGGTCTATGGTTCAGCCATTAGGCTTGCCTGTCTCCCCACCAGCAAGAGAAACAAAGAGAATACTTAGCCCAGAGGcagtcaagggggaaaaaaaggtgacAAACTGAAGGTGAAGCTCATTACCTATGAGTGCTTTCCTCCTTTCCGTTTCAGCCTCCTTTTCCACGACTTTCTGCTTCTGCGTAGCTATCAAGAGTTTAGTCTTCTCCGCTTCCCTGCAgagcagaaaacaaaaaggattcTTGAGCTACCTACCTAGAAGGCGATCTCTGTGAACTGATCTCCCTTAAACGTCCTCAGCACAAGAATGCACCTTTGCAAAAGTCTCCATTTAACCAATGAAAAATCAAATGAAGACTTGGAAGCCAGAGGCAGAGACTACTATGCTACTGCATCCACGTGCTGCTTTATAAATTCCCCAGGGGCATCTAGCTGACCCCTATGAGAAGCAGAATGCTGGATATGCTTCTGAACTGATCCAGCAGGGTTTTCTTATACTCACACAAGTTCAAAATTCCTTCTGATTGCTTCAGGGATTTTGGGCTTTGTCACACGCACGGCCTGTACAGAAACAATCAAATGTCTTGGTCAAACAATACCCTGGCAGCATTTCCCAAGCATAAGTtctctagcagtgtttctcaaactcagcaactttgtgtggacttcagtgctggctggggaattctgggagttgaagtccacacgtcttaaaattgctgagtttgagaaacactcttCTATACTCTCCTGGTAAAAAGTGCTCCCCTCTAATTTGTGGGAATGCTAATATGGCTTTTCCCTGCAGATACCCTTCTTCTCTGAAATGGCATTTCCCTGCTGCTTTCTATTCTTCCCCAAGCTTTTTGGGGTTctgcacctttaaaaaaatcatgctatCCGCTGGCTTCCCTAGCCCATCACATTCACCAAACCACCTCCTTAGAGACCTTTGGGcttgagagcagagcaaaggcagtCCACAGAGCAGCGTGGAAAGGGGATCTGTGTCCCTCTCTTCCAGACAGCCTAGCATTCTCTGTGCTCAAATTTCTATATAACAGCAGCAAAAGGAAAATCTTGAAAGCCCGCTAGGATCCCTGCAATAAGTGTCTAAAAGCAATATTGCAAAGGTGCTCTTACATAGAATATAAAAACAGATACAAGCATTAACTAGAAAGACCCTTTCttagctgttttatttttcttattttaatttggCAGCTGTGGacatctctctctgtcacacagaCATACAATGAGCAAGTCATAGGTAATACCTGGATGGTAAGGCCTGGTGCCATGGCATTCAGGTCCTGTTGTAGTGCCAGCTTCAGGTTTTCATCAATTTGATCTAGTACAAGGAAACACAAAGTAAAGAGGTAAATTAACCAAACAGGGACACCTATGCCAGAGCCCAAAGTTTTTGTGTCAACTTAAACGCAGGACTGCTCATGGCAATGCCATCTGTTCAGCTGGAAAGGGGACTGAGATTAGGTAGCTACTACTCTGCTTCTAGCCAAGATACAAGAAAGAACAAGAATATAGGGCATATCTAGGTGGTCCCCATTACTCACACAGGTTCCATTTC contains:
- the LOC134488270 gene encoding erlin-1-like is translated as MPGSSGGIPTRSRRRGPAVSAAVTAGLLLSLLLWASVHRVEEGHLAVYYRGGALLSTLSGPGYHIMLPILTTYRAVQTTLQTDEVKNVPCGTSGGVMIYIDRIEVVNVLAPYAVYDIVRNYTADYDKALIFNKIHHELNQFCSIHTLQEVYIELFDQIDENLKLALQQDLNAMAPGLTIQAVRVTKPKIPEAIRRNFELVEAEKTKLLIATQKQKVVEKEAETERRKALIEAEKIAQVAKIQYQQKVMETLTEKRISELEDAAYLAREKAKADAEYYTAQKAADSNKLKLTPAYLELMKYQAIATNSKLYFGSSLPTNLFLGSWAFEHMIARTAKEAHLVSETGKHHLRARESAT